A region from the Mucilaginibacter sp. CSA2-8R genome encodes:
- the obgE gene encoding GTPase ObgE yields MSQGSNFVDYVKICCRSGKGGAGSTHLHRDKHTAKGGPDGGDGGRGGHVTVKGNSQLWTLLHLKYRKHIIAGDGESGGSALRSGKTGRDEILEVPLGTIAKDAETGEVLFEITQDGETKILTPGGRGGLGNWHFKSSTQQTPRFAQPGESGQEHWNILELKLLADVGLVGFPNAGKSTLLSVVSAAKPEIADYAFTTIVPNLGIVAYRNNKSFVMADIPGIIEGASKGKGLGFRFLRHIERNSVLLFMIPADTNRSIKQEYQILLNELQEYNPELAHKPRVLAITKSDLLDDELQQEMKAELPAGLPTAFISSVAQQGLDALKDLLWTEINK; encoded by the coding sequence ATGAGCCAAGGTTCCAACTTTGTTGATTACGTAAAGATATGTTGCCGGTCGGGCAAAGGCGGAGCAGGCTCCACGCACCTTCACCGTGATAAGCATACGGCCAAAGGCGGCCCTGATGGCGGCGATGGTGGCCGGGGCGGGCACGTGACCGTAAAAGGTAACTCCCAGTTATGGACTTTACTTCATCTTAAGTATCGTAAACATATTATAGCTGGCGATGGCGAAAGTGGCGGCAGTGCATTAAGGTCGGGCAAAACCGGCCGGGATGAAATTTTGGAAGTGCCTTTAGGTACCATTGCTAAAGATGCAGAAACCGGAGAGGTATTATTTGAGATTACCCAAGACGGCGAAACTAAAATATTAACACCAGGTGGCCGGGGTGGTTTAGGCAACTGGCATTTTAAATCATCTACACAACAAACACCACGCTTTGCACAACCCGGCGAGTCTGGTCAGGAACACTGGAATATACTTGAACTAAAGCTTTTAGCCGACGTTGGTTTAGTAGGCTTCCCGAACGCAGGTAAATCTACCCTCCTTTCAGTAGTATCAGCTGCCAAACCCGAGATTGCTGATTATGCTTTTACCACCATTGTACCCAACCTGGGCATTGTGGCTTACCGCAACAATAAATCTTTTGTGATGGCCGATATTCCGGGCATCATCGAAGGTGCCTCTAAAGGCAAAGGATTAGGCTTTAGGTTTTTGCGGCATATTGAACGTAACTCGGTGTTACTTTTTATGATTCCGGCTGATACTAACCGAAGTATTAAACAGGAATACCAAATACTGTTAAACGAATTGCAGGAATACAACCCAGAATTGGCACACAAACCGCGGGTGCTGGCCATTACAAAGTCAGATTTATTGGATGATGAGTTACAACAGGAAATGAAAGCCGAGTTACCGGCCGGGTTACCAACCGCATTCATTTCATCTGTAGCCCAGCAAGGCCTGGATGCCCTGAAAGATTTGCTTTGGACAGAAATTAATAAATAA
- a CDS encoding SGNH/GDSL hydrolase family protein, whose product MKFNNYKNILLSGLLLLAACKPDVDVAPASNGGVDFSAYIAVGDSQTAGYADGGLYRTGQINSFPNIIADQLKAVGGGNFSQPLFSEAQASGTGYRKIDKFNADGTPSIVDVPATAVRSANPVLFTKYTGDNSNYGIPGIKVIHTAIAGYGNLNPYFERLQAASYPTANTTYLDYITAKPYTFFTCWLGNNDALGYATAGGVNETLTDKSQFTAAYSAVIEKLTAGGKKGAIATVPDVSTIPFFNTVTIPVLLAAVQRAAPTVTTLYVSARKTSDAGTTTYETRAATTADLITLTFPTSKLGVNGYGVSPLNPIENQYVLDANEVTLVRDYVTAYNQTITSLAAAKGLALFDAYTFLNNVKQKGLLINGVNLSAIYISGGLFSLDGVHLTPKGYAIIANEFIKATNAKYGSNVPQADVNKYNSVVFP is encoded by the coding sequence ATGAAATTTAATAATTACAAAAATATTTTACTGTCGGGCTTGCTGTTGTTAGCGGCCTGTAAACCGGATGTTGATGTTGCTCCGGCCAGTAACGGTGGGGTCGACTTTTCGGCATATATCGCCGTAGGCGATTCGCAAACCGCAGGGTATGCCGATGGGGGCTTGTACCGTACTGGGCAGATCAATTCTTTCCCCAATATCATTGCCGACCAGTTAAAAGCAGTAGGCGGCGGTAATTTCAGTCAGCCTTTATTTAGCGAAGCGCAGGCCAGCGGAACCGGCTACCGGAAAATCGATAAGTTTAATGCCGATGGTACACCATCTATTGTTGATGTGCCTGCTACGGCCGTAAGAAGCGCCAACCCGGTGCTATTTACCAAATACACAGGTGACAACAGCAATTACGGTATTCCGGGCATTAAAGTAATTCATACCGCAATTGCAGGTTACGGCAATCTTAACCCTTACTTCGAGCGTTTGCAAGCCGCATCGTACCCAACTGCAAATACTACATATCTGGATTATATTACAGCAAAGCCGTATACCTTTTTTACTTGCTGGTTAGGCAATAATGATGCATTGGGTTATGCAACCGCTGGTGGCGTAAACGAAACATTGACCGATAAAAGTCAGTTTACTGCTGCCTATTCTGCAGTAATTGAAAAATTAACAGCGGGAGGCAAAAAGGGAGCAATAGCTACCGTGCCTGATGTAAGTACTATACCATTCTTTAACACGGTAACAATCCCGGTATTGTTGGCCGCGGTGCAAAGAGCGGCTCCGACGGTGACTACGCTTTATGTAAGCGCCCGCAAAACATCTGATGCCGGTACCACGACTTACGAAACCCGCGCGGCCACTACGGCCGATTTGATTACGTTGACTTTCCCGACCAGCAAATTGGGTGTAAATGGTTACGGCGTGTCTCCGTTAAATCCTATCGAAAACCAATATGTGCTGGACGCCAATGAGGTAACCCTGGTGCGCGATTACGTAACTGCTTATAACCAAACCATTACCTCGCTAGCCGCTGCCAAAGGTTTAGCTTTATTTGATGCTTATACTTTTCTAAATAATGTTAAGCAAAAAGGGTTGTTAATTAACGGTGTTAACCTGAGTGCCATTTACATCAGCGGAGGCTTGTTTTCATTAGATGGCGTACACTTGACGCCGAAGGGTTATGCTATTATCGCTAATGAGTTTATAAAAGCCACCAACGCTAAATATGGCTCTAACGTTCCGCAAGCAGATGTCAATAAATATAACAGCGTTGTATTTCCATAA
- a CDS encoding phosphoglycerate kinase, which translates to MKTIDQLNFAGKKALIRVDFNVPLDKDYKITDDNRITAALPTLKKILADGGALILMSHLGRPKEGPTEKYSLKHIIPHLSELLGKEVQFADDCIGQQATDKAAALKDGEVLLLENLRFYKEEEKGDKDFAEKLAKLGDVYVNDAFGTAHRAHASTAVIAQFFPDAKYFGYLMGAELKNAEKVLNGAAKPFTAIMGGAKVSDKLLLIENMLDKVDNLIIGGGMAYTFAKAQGGNIGKSLVEEDKQELALQLIQKAKDKGVNLLLPTDSIIADAFANEANTDTASNKDIKEGWMGLDIGPDSIKAFTQVIEGSKTILWNGPMGVFEMEKFEQGTKAVAEAVVKATQNGAFSLIGGGDSAAAVSKFGLNDEVSYVSTGGGALLEYMEGKELPGVKAINE; encoded by the coding sequence ATGAAAACAATTGACCAATTAAACTTTGCCGGAAAAAAAGCCCTGATCAGGGTTGATTTTAACGTTCCACTGGATAAAGATTATAAAATAACCGACGATAACCGGATCACTGCAGCGCTGCCAACCTTGAAAAAGATTTTGGCTGATGGCGGCGCACTGATTTTGATGTCGCACCTGGGTCGTCCAAAAGAAGGGCCGACCGAAAAATATTCGCTTAAACACATCATCCCTCATTTGTCTGAATTATTAGGTAAAGAAGTTCAGTTTGCTGATGATTGTATTGGCCAGCAAGCTACCGACAAGGCTGCTGCACTTAAAGATGGCGAAGTGCTGTTGTTAGAAAACTTACGTTTTTACAAAGAAGAGGAAAAAGGCGATAAAGACTTTGCCGAAAAATTAGCCAAACTGGGCGACGTTTATGTAAACGATGCCTTTGGTACAGCCCACCGCGCCCATGCTTCAACCGCGGTAATTGCGCAGTTTTTTCCGGATGCTAAATACTTTGGCTACCTGATGGGTGCCGAGTTAAAAAATGCCGAAAAGGTATTAAACGGCGCAGCCAAACCTTTCACCGCCATTATGGGCGGAGCCAAAGTAAGCGACAAGTTATTGCTAATAGAGAACATGCTCGATAAGGTAGATAACCTGATTATTGGCGGTGGTATGGCCTATACCTTTGCCAAAGCACAAGGTGGTAACATCGGTAAATCACTGGTAGAAGAGGATAAGCAGGAACTGGCCTTGCAACTTATCCAAAAAGCAAAAGATAAAGGAGTAAATCTGTTGCTGCCAACTGATTCGATCATTGCCGATGCTTTTGCTAATGAAGCTAATACAGACACTGCTTCTAACAAAGATATTAAAGAGGGCTGGATGGGCTTAGACATCGGTCCCGACTCTATTAAAGCCTTTACTCAGGTCATTGAAGGTTCGAAAACCATTTTGTGGAACGGCCCGATGGGCGTTTTCGAAATGGAAAAGTTTGAACAAGGTACCAAAGCTGTTGCCGAAGCTGTTGTTAAAGCCACGCAAAACGGCGCTTTTTCACTGATTGGCGGTGGCGACTCAGCCGCTGCAGTTTCTAAATTCGGCTTAAACGATGAGGTGAGCTATGTATCAACAGGCGGCGGCGCGCTGTTGGAGTATATGGAAGGTAAAGAGTTGCCGGGCGTTAAAGCGATTAACGAATAA
- a CDS encoding adenylate kinase: protein MLNLVLFGPPGAGKGTQSQKLIEKYGLIHLSTGDLLRNEIAQGTILGLEAKKLMDEGLLVPDEVVIGMISNKLDANPQAKGFIFDGFPRTVAQAAALDTLLSEKNTAISGMVALVVDDQELENRLLLRGKDSGRPDDANPEVIRKRINEYNSKTAPVAEFYKGQDKFTSINGIGSIEEIFGSVSSVVDQY from the coding sequence ATGCTAAACCTTGTTTTGTTCGGCCCTCCCGGCGCTGGAAAGGGCACACAATCTCAAAAACTGATTGAAAAATACGGATTAATTCACCTTTCAACCGGTGATCTGTTACGTAACGAAATAGCACAAGGCACTATCCTTGGCTTAGAAGCTAAGAAACTGATGGACGAAGGTCTGCTGGTTCCGGACGAAGTAGTGATTGGCATGATTAGCAACAAATTGGATGCTAACCCACAAGCCAAGGGCTTCATTTTTGACGGTTTTCCGCGCACGGTAGCTCAGGCTGCAGCGCTGGACACTCTTTTGAGCGAAAAGAACACGGCAATATCAGGAATGGTTGCTTTGGTAGTTGACGATCAGGAACTGGAAAACCGCCTGTTGCTTCGCGGCAAGGATTCGGGCCGGCCGGATGATGCCAACCCCGAAGTGATTCGTAAACGCATTAACGAATACAATAGCAAAACCGCACCTGTAGCAGAGTTTTATAAAGGGCAGGATAAGTTTACCAGCATTAACGGTATCGGCTCCATCGAAGAAATATTCGGATCAGTCTCTTCGGTTGTAGACCAGTACTAA
- a CDS encoding redoxin domain-containing protein → MSLSIGQPAPQFTLISSDLKETSLSDFKGRKVVIHFFPMAFTGTCTTQLCTLRDNFGFYEGMNAEVLGISVDSPFTLAKFKEENHYQFPLLSDFNKTVSESYGAFYDEFVFGLKGVAKRAAFVIDEDQQIIYAEVLQSAGDLPNFDAIEDTLK, encoded by the coding sequence ATGTCTTTATCTATAGGCCAACCGGCCCCTCAGTTCACCCTGATTTCGTCTGATTTAAAAGAAACATCATTATCTGATTTTAAGGGACGCAAAGTAGTAATTCACTTTTTTCCGATGGCTTTTACCGGCACTTGCACCACGCAACTTTGCACCCTGCGTGATAATTTTGGATTTTACGAAGGCATGAATGCCGAAGTGTTAGGCATCTCGGTAGACTCGCCGTTTACGCTGGCTAAGTTTAAAGAAGAAAACCATTACCAGTTTCCATTACTATCCGATTTTAATAAAACAGTTTCTGAAAGCTACGGCGCTTTTTATGATGAATTTGTATTTGGCTTAAAGGGTGTGGCCAAACGCGCAGCTTTTGTAATTGACGAAGACCAGCAAATTATTTACGCTGAGGTATTACAGTCGGCCGGCGATTTGCCCAATTTTGATGCGATTGAAGATACGCTGAAATAA
- the gap gene encoding type I glyceraldehyde-3-phosphate dehydrogenase has protein sequence MRIAINGFGRIGRIFLRNILVRPSIEVVAINDITNTRTLAHLFKYDTVHRGFRGEVYADDDNLYINGKTIKVLSESIPVNLPWQELGIDLVIESTGKFASLDGANQHLTAGAKQVILSAPAGGKTVPTVVLGVNDADVDLRSKVLSNASCTTNNVAAMVKVLEEHWGIIEGYITTVHSMTGDQNLHDAPHKDLRRARAASASIIPTTTGAAKAITSIFPHLDGKLGGAGIRVPVLNGSLTDFTCLLKKPATVETINAAFKQAADGEMKTILEYTEDPIVSTDILDNPHSCIFDAQLTSIVGDLVKVVGWYDNEMGYSSRLADLVEKIASLPAV, from the coding sequence ATGAGAATTGCCATTAACGGATTTGGCCGTATAGGCCGCATTTTTTTACGTAATATTTTGGTAAGGCCAAGCATTGAGGTGGTGGCCATCAACGATATTACTAATACCCGTACGCTGGCCCACTTGTTTAAGTATGATACGGTACACCGCGGCTTTAGAGGCGAGGTGTACGCTGATGATGACAATCTTTATATTAACGGAAAGACAATCAAAGTACTATCAGAAAGTATACCCGTTAACTTGCCCTGGCAAGAATTAGGTATTGATCTGGTGATTGAATCAACCGGTAAGTTTGCTTCGCTGGATGGTGCTAACCAGCATTTAACTGCAGGAGCCAAACAAGTTATTTTATCGGCACCGGCCGGTGGCAAAACCGTACCTACCGTAGTGTTGGGCGTAAACGATGCCGATGTGGACTTGCGCTCGAAGGTATTATCTAATGCTTCGTGTACTACCAACAACGTTGCTGCTATGGTTAAAGTGCTCGAAGAACATTGGGGTATTATTGAAGGTTATATAACTACGGTACACTCCATGACTGGCGACCAAAACCTGCACGATGCACCGCACAAAGATTTGCGCCGGGCACGTGCTGCGTCGGCTTCTATTATTCCAACTACCACGGGTGCGGCTAAGGCCATCACGTCTATATTCCCGCATCTGGATGGCAAATTGGGTGGTGCTGGTATACGGGTTCCGGTGCTTAATGGGTCATTAACCGATTTTACCTGTCTGCTCAAAAAGCCGGCAACGGTCGAAACTATCAACGCGGCCTTCAAGCAGGCGGCCGACGGCGAAATGAAAACTATTTTGGAATACACCGAAGATCCAATTGTATCAACTGATATTTTAGATAATCCGCACAGCTGTATATTTGATGCACAGTTAACCTCCATTGTGGGCGATTTAGTAAAAGTAGTAGGCTGGTATGATAACGAAATGGGGTATAGCAGTCGCCTGGCCGATCTGGTTGAGAAGATTGCAAGTTTGCCGGCAGTATAA
- the atpD gene encoding F0F1 ATP synthase subunit beta: MPNIGKISQIIGPVVDVSFSDDAHLPKIYDALEITKSNGQKIVLEVQQHLGEDRVRAIAMDSTDGLLRGMPVTDLESPIRMPIGDDIKGRVFNVVGEAIDGIESLSTANGRPIHATPPRFEDLSTESEVLFTGIKVIDLLEPYAKGGKIGLFGGAGVGKTVLIQELINNIAKAYSGLSVFAGVGERTREGNDLLREMLESGIIKYGEEFMHSMESGGWDLSKVDKEELKDSKATFVFGQMNEPPGARARVALSGLTIAEYFRDGDAEGKGRDILFFIDNIFRFTQAGSEVSALLGRMPSAVGYQPTLATEMGVMQERITSTKRGSITSVQAVYVPADDLTDPAPATTFAHLDATTVLSRKIAELGIYPAVDPLDSTSRILSPAILGNEHYNTAQRVKEILQRYKELQDIIAILGMDELSEEDKLTVSRARRVQRFLSQPFHVAEQFTGLKGVLVDIKDTIKGFNMIMDGEVDEYPEGAFNLVGSIEDAIEKGKKLIAEANN, translated from the coding sequence ATGCCAAACATTGGAAAAATCTCACAAATTATTGGTCCGGTAGTTGACGTAAGCTTTAGCGATGATGCTCATCTTCCTAAAATTTACGATGCGCTGGAAATCACCAAAAGCAATGGACAAAAAATTGTTTTAGAAGTTCAGCAACACCTGGGCGAAGACCGCGTTCGCGCAATCGCTATGGATTCTACCGACGGTTTGTTGCGCGGTATGCCGGTAACCGACTTAGAGTCGCCTATCCGTATGCCTATCGGCGACGATATCAAAGGCCGCGTATTTAACGTAGTTGGCGAGGCTATTGACGGTATCGAGTCATTAAGTACAGCTAATGGTCGTCCAATCCACGCTACTCCTCCAAGATTTGAAGATTTATCAACCGAAAGCGAAGTACTATTTACCGGTATTAAAGTAATCGACTTATTAGAGCCTTATGCTAAAGGTGGTAAAATCGGTTTGTTTGGTGGTGCTGGTGTAGGTAAAACTGTATTAATTCAGGAACTGATCAACAACATCGCTAAAGCATATTCTGGTTTATCAGTATTTGCCGGTGTAGGTGAGCGTACCCGCGAAGGCAACGACTTACTGCGCGAGATGCTTGAATCGGGCATTATCAAATACGGTGAAGAATTTATGCACTCAATGGAGTCGGGCGGATGGGATTTGTCGAAAGTTGACAAAGAAGAGTTGAAAGATTCTAAAGCAACCTTCGTGTTTGGCCAGATGAACGAGCCACCGGGTGCACGTGCACGTGTTGCCCTTTCAGGTTTAACTATTGCCGAATATTTCCGCGATGGTGATGCTGAAGGAAAAGGCCGTGATATCCTGTTCTTCATCGATAACATTTTCCGCTTTACCCAGGCAGGATCTGAAGTATCGGCTTTATTAGGCCGTATGCCATCAGCAGTAGGTTACCAGCCAACACTGGCTACCGAGATGGGTGTGATGCAAGAGCGCATTACGTCAACCAAACGTGGTTCAATTACTTCGGTACAGGCTGTATATGTACCTGCAGATGACTTGACCGACCCTGCGCCGGCCACAACCTTCGCCCACTTAGATGCTACTACTGTACTTTCACGTAAAATTGCTGAGTTAGGTATTTACCCTGCGGTTGACCCTCTGGATTCAACTTCACGTATCTTAAGCCCTGCTATTTTAGGTAACGAGCATTATAACACTGCACAACGCGTAAAAGAGATTTTACAACGTTACAAAGAGCTGCAGGATATTATCGCCATCCTGGGTATGGACGAGTTATCCGAAGAAGATAAATTAACAGTATCTCGTGCACGTCGTGTACAACGTTTCTTATCTCAGCCATTCCACGTAGCAGAGCAGTTTACCGGCTTAAAAGGTGTATTGGTAGATATTAAAGATACTATTAAAGGCTTTAACATGATTATGGATGGCGAAGTGGATGAATATCCAGAAGGTGCATTCAACCTGGTAGGTAGCATTGAAGATGCTATTGAAAAAGGTAAAAAACTGATAGCAGAAGCAAATAATTAA
- a CDS encoding GNAT family N-acetyltransferase produces the protein MIKFISKDDILPIRNEILREGKLTLEQCRFQGDDHPASFHLGYFDGEQLVSIASFHPQSYLEFAGAGYQLRGMATLKPYQSKGLGTQLVNFAVVYLRGQKVNYVWCNARKVAAGFYGNLGFEVVSPEFDIAGIGPHYAMYLKIQ, from the coding sequence ATGATAAAATTTATATCAAAAGACGATATTTTGCCTATTCGTAATGAGATATTGAGAGAGGGCAAGCTTACTTTAGAGCAATGCCGTTTTCAGGGCGACGACCATCCGGCAAGTTTTCATCTCGGGTATTTTGATGGCGAGCAGTTAGTAAGCATAGCCTCGTTCCATCCGCAATCGTACCTCGAGTTTGCAGGTGCGGGTTACCAGCTCAGGGGCATGGCAACACTAAAGCCTTATCAAAGTAAAGGCTTAGGTACCCAATTGGTTAACTTTGCTGTTGTTTATTTGCGCGGGCAAAAGGTAAATTATGTTTGGTGTAACGCGCGTAAAGTTGCTGCCGGTTTTTATGGCAATTTGGGGTTCGAGGTGGTATCGCCTGAGTTTGATATTGCGGGTATCGGCCCGCACTACGCCATGTATTTAAAAATACAGTAA
- a CDS encoding NAD(P)H-quinone oxidoreductase produces the protein MKAIVITQSGGPEVLKLTDVQKPEPQPGEVLIKVAAAGVNRPDVAQRKGVYPPPPGAPQNIPGLEVAGVIEAVGSAVTLWKPGDRVCALVSGGGYAVYCVAPEGQCLPVPGQLSFTEAASLPETLFTVWSNVFDRGKLQPGESLLVHGGSSGIGVTAIQVAKALGNTVYVTAGSDDKCRFCEQLGAAKAVNYKQEKFVEVIKQITQGKGVNVILDMIGGDYTPGNIEVLAEDGRLVMINTMKGKDANVDLSVVMRKRLTLTGSTLRARDTAFKSAIAQALLKHVWPLIITGVIKPVIHQTFPAHDAEGAHRLMESSSHTGKIVLEF, from the coding sequence ATGAAAGCCATTGTTATTACGCAATCCGGCGGTCCGGAAGTATTGAAATTAACTGACGTACAGAAGCCCGAACCCCAACCCGGCGAAGTACTGATCAAAGTAGCTGCTGCGGGCGTTAACCGGCCGGATGTGGCTCAGCGCAAAGGTGTATATCCGCCCCCGCCCGGGGCGCCGCAAAATATACCAGGTTTAGAAGTAGCTGGTGTAATTGAAGCCGTAGGTTCGGCAGTTACTTTATGGAAGCCTGGCGACCGCGTTTGTGCGCTGGTGAGTGGTGGCGGTTATGCAGTGTATTGCGTAGCGCCGGAGGGGCAATGTTTACCGGTGCCAGGCCAGCTAAGTTTTACAGAAGCAGCCTCGTTACCCGAAACTTTATTTACCGTATGGAGTAATGTTTTTGACCGGGGTAAACTGCAGCCAGGCGAAAGTTTGCTGGTGCACGGTGGAAGCAGCGGTATAGGAGTTACTGCAATTCAGGTAGCAAAGGCTTTGGGCAATACCGTATATGTAACCGCCGGCAGCGATGATAAGTGCCGGTTTTGTGAGCAGTTAGGGGCTGCCAAAGCGGTAAATTACAAGCAAGAAAAATTTGTGGAAGTGATTAAGCAAATTACGCAAGGCAAAGGTGTTAATGTAATTCTGGATATGATAGGAGGTGATTACACCCCCGGCAATATCGAGGTTTTGGCCGAAGACGGGCGTTTAGTTATGATTAATACCATGAAGGGTAAAGATGCCAACGTGGATTTAAGTGTTGTGATGCGTAAGCGTTTAACCCTTACCGGTTCTACACTGCGCGCACGAGATACAGCTTTTAAATCGGCTATTGCGCAGGCCTTGCTCAAGCATGTTTGGCCTCTCATTATCACAGGTGTTATTAAGCCGGTTATTCATCAAACTTTTCCTGCTCATGATGCTGAAGGTGCTCACCGCTTAATGGAGAGCAGTAGCCATACCGGTAAAATAGTGTTAGAGTTTTAA
- a CDS encoding outer membrane protein transport protein yields the protein MRKVLLSLFFAFVPFVIFAQGFQVNLEGQKQIGMGHTGTGLLLDGSSVFFNPGAVAKLSENYLQAGVSPLLFKSGFVQAGSNVQYNTADKVAPPFNAYAVWGPKAASWKLGLGVYTPFGGLTDWGNNWPGKYTLTSLDLKTIFIQPTISIKLADFISIGAGFVYNHGSVNLKRAIPLADASNPQGEAELKGGGSGIGFNAGVFIDTKTGLTIGITHRSKVNTKLTNGDAYFRVPASLQANFPNPNTFNAELPLAATTSIGLGYSFAKKWLVAVDANYVHFDSYKALAFDYANNTSVLQDTYSPRNYKNAVSLRAGVQYKAASQLMLRAGGGYASTPVRDGYVTPEVPDANRAFYTAGLSYLVNKHFDIDLSFEYEHLASRTQTNIESQLSGTFRSNVYIPGVALVYHW from the coding sequence ATGAGAAAAGTTTTACTATCGCTGTTTTTTGCATTCGTGCCGTTTGTGATTTTTGCGCAGGGTTTTCAGGTTAACCTGGAAGGGCAAAAGCAAATAGGTATGGGGCATACCGGTACAGGTTTGCTGCTTGATGGTTCGTCGGTGTTTTTTAACCCAGGTGCCGTAGCTAAATTATCCGAAAATTATTTACAGGCCGGTGTAAGCCCCTTGCTGTTTAAATCGGGCTTTGTACAGGCCGGCTCAAACGTGCAGTATAATACTGCAGATAAGGTAGCGCCGCCATTTAATGCCTATGCCGTATGGGGCCCTAAAGCCGCCAGTTGGAAACTGGGTTTGGGCGTTTATACGCCGTTTGGTGGTTTAACTGATTGGGGTAACAACTGGCCGGGCAAATACACGCTCACTTCGCTTGATTTAAAAACCATATTTATACAACCTACTATAAGTATTAAACTGGCCGACTTTATTAGCATCGGTGCCGGTTTTGTTTACAACCACGGTTCTGTAAACCTTAAACGTGCCATCCCGCTGGCTGATGCCAGTAATCCGCAAGGAGAGGCCGAGCTTAAGGGCGGTGGAAGCGGTATTGGCTTTAACGCCGGTGTGTTTATTGACACTAAAACAGGTTTAACTATTGGTATTACCCATCGTTCTAAAGTAAATACCAAATTGACTAATGGCGATGCTTATTTCAGAGTTCCGGCGAGTTTGCAGGCTAACTTTCCAAACCCTAACACTTTTAATGCCGAATTACCTTTGGCAGCAACTACTTCGATAGGTTTAGGTTACAGCTTCGCTAAAAAATGGCTGGTTGCGGTAGATGCCAACTACGTGCATTTTGATAGCTACAAAGCCCTGGCTTTTGATTATGCCAACAACACCAGCGTACTACAAGACACTTACTCGCCACGCAACTATAAAAATGCGGTGAGTTTGCGTGCAGGTGTGCAATACAAAGCTGCTAGCCAGTTGATGCTGCGTGCAGGTGGCGGTTACGCCTCAACACCGGTTAGAGACGGTTACGTAACACCTGAGGTGCCTGATGCCAACCGCGCATTTTACACCGCCGGTTTAAGTTATTTGGTGAATAAGCATTTTGATATCGATCTTTCTTTTGAGTACGAACATTTGGCCAGCCGTACCCAAACCAATATCGAGTCGCAATTATCAGGAACGTTTAGAAGCAATGTTTATATTCCAGGCGTAGCTTTAGTTTACCACTGGTAA